In one window of Arachis ipaensis cultivar K30076 chromosome B06, Araip1.1, whole genome shotgun sequence DNA:
- the LOC107645557 gene encoding microtubule-associated protein 70-1: protein MASTTHIRTKKLSSAAAAALRPPSEVDDLLTLLHGSDPVRVELTRLDNELREKDRELGESLAEIKSLRNSERLREKAVEELTDELNKVDEKLKATEALLESKNLEIKKINDEKKGALAAQFAAEATLRRVHAAQKDDEMPPIEAIIAPLEAELKLARTEVAKLQDDNRALDRLTKSKEAALLEAERTVQIALAKASLVDDLQNKNQELMKQIEICQEENKILDKMHRQKVAEVEKLTQTVRELEEAVLAGGAAANAVRDYQRKMLEMNEERKVLEREVARAKVTANRVATVVANEWKDANDKVMPVKQWLEERRFFQGEMQQLRDKLAVAERAAKAEAQMKDKYQLRFKVLEERIKASNGNSKIILDGRNIVSGHSRRQSFGGGESPMLSSSNGHLSRKNLSPKLGSLRSNSASLLVKHTKHSSRSFDGGSRSLERERRTTDTNEVDNMPTNISDQTITNETIATQERSANGIQIEKTKAEHEDYVSGMLYDMLQKEVVSLRKACHEKDQSLKDKDDAIEMLAKKVDTLNKAMEVEAKKMRREVASMEKEVAAMRVSKENDQRTRRSSAPRGSVHSLHSISARSARNF from the exons ATGGCCAGCACTACTCATATTCGAACCAAGAAGCTTTCatccgccgccgccgccgccctCCGCCCTCCTTCCGAAGTCGATGACCTCCTAACGCTCCTCCACGGTTCCGATCCAGTTCGCGTCGAGCTCACTCGCCTCGACAATGAGCTTCGAG AGAAAGATAGAGAGTTGGGGGAGTCTCTCGCGGAAATCAAGTCCTTGAGGAATTCAGAGCGTCTTAGAGAAAAGGCCGTCGAAGAG cTAACTGATGAGCTGAACAAAGTGGATGAAAAGCTAAAAGCAACTGAAGCTCTTCTGGAAAGTAAG AaccttgaaataaaaaaaatcaatgatgAGAAAAAGGGTGCATTGGCTGCACAATTTGCTGCAGAAGCAACACTTAGAAGGGTTCATGCTGCTCAAAAAGATGATGAAATGCCTCCTATTGAAGCCATTATCGCACCTCTGGAGGCAGAGCTCAAACTTGCTAGGACCGAG GTGGCAAAGTTGCAGGATGACAACAGAGCACTGGACCGGCTAACCAAATCAAAGGAGGCTGCACTTCTTGAAGCTGAGAGAACTGTTCAGATTGCTTTGGCAAAAGCATCTCTGGTTGATGATTTGCAAAATAAAAACCAAGAGCTAATGAAGCAGATTGAAATATGCCAG GAGGAGAACAAAATACTGGACAAAATGCATAGGCAAAAGGTTGCTGAAGTTGAAAAGCTAACACAAACTGTTCGTGAGCTTGAAGAGGCTGTGTTGGCCGGTGGGGCTGCTGCTAATGCTGTCCGTGATTACCAGCGAAAAATGCTAGAGATGAAT GAGGAAAGGAAAGTATTGGAGCGGGAAGTAGCTCGTGCTAAAGTTACCGCAAACAGGGTTGCCACTGTAGTAGCAAATGAGTGGAAAGATGCTAATGACAAAGTGATGCCTGTAAAGCAGTGGCTAGAAGAAAGAAGATTTTTTCAG GGTGAAATGCAACAACTACGTGACAAATTGGCTGTAGCTGAGCGTGCTGCAAAAGCAGAAGCACAAATGAAG GATAAATATCAATTGCGCTTCAAAGTTTTGGAAGAAAGgattaaagcatctaatggtaattCTAAAATTATATTAGATGGAAGAAATATTGTGAGTGGGCATTCGCGACGTCAGTCTTTTGGTGGTGGTGAGAGCCCCATGTTATCCTCCTCTAATGGACATCTATCCAGGAAAAACTTGAGTCCAAAGTTAGGGTCTCTAAGATCAAATAGTGCTAGTCTGTTAGTAAAGCATACAAAACATTCTTCTAGATCGTTTGATGGTGGCAGTAGATCTCTGGAGAGAGAAAGGCGAACTACAGATACAAATGAGGTAGATAACATGCCAACCAACATCAGTGATCAGACCATCACAAATGAGACAATTGCTACGCAGGAACGGAGTGCAAATGGCATTCAGATTGAAAAAACAAAGGCAGAACATGAAGATTATGTTTCTGGAATGCTGTATGACATGCTGCAAAAGGAGGTTGTATCTCTCAGGAAAGCTTGTCATGAGAAAGATCAGTCTCTCAAAGACAAGGATGATGCAATTGAG ATGTTGGCGAAAAAGGTTGATACATTGAACAAAGCTATGGAAGTCGAGGCCAAAAAAATGCGTCGGGAAGTAGCTTCCATGGAAAAGGAGGTGGCTGCTATGCGGGTTAGCAAGGAAAATGATCAAAGGACGCGGCGATCTAGTGCTCCTAGGGGCTCGGTACATAGTTTGCATTCAATTTCTGCCAG GAGTGCACGTAACTTCTAA